A single genomic interval of Mycolicibacterium sp. MU0053 harbors:
- a CDS encoding SDR family NAD(P)-dependent oxidoreductase: MTATDRIALVTGAARGQGAAIVARLRRDGFAVAACDVRTEELTAGVAALDDPGVIAVPLDVTSEDQWSRAVEQVATRLGLLTTLVNNAGVLHRAAIADEDQAGFERAWRVNCLGAFLGIQACLPALREAHGAAIVNTCSTGAIRAFPNHAAYGSSKWALRGLTQIVAAELAGIGIRVNAVLPGPVQTPMLDEPTQAKLATSAVSGRLGKPAEIADAVAFLVSEHASFITGSELVVDGGQTLQMG; the protein is encoded by the coding sequence ATGACGGCGACAGACCGGATCGCCCTGGTGACCGGGGCGGCCCGCGGCCAGGGTGCGGCGATCGTGGCCCGCCTGCGCCGCGACGGCTTCGCGGTGGCGGCCTGCGACGTGCGGACCGAGGAACTCACCGCCGGCGTCGCGGCACTCGACGATCCAGGTGTGATCGCGGTGCCGTTGGACGTCACCTCCGAGGACCAGTGGAGCCGGGCGGTCGAGCAGGTCGCCACCCGCCTGGGCCTGCTGACCACCCTGGTGAACAACGCCGGGGTGCTGCATCGGGCCGCGATCGCCGACGAGGACCAGGCCGGCTTCGAACGGGCCTGGCGGGTCAACTGTCTGGGCGCGTTCCTGGGTATTCAGGCCTGCCTGCCGGCGCTGCGGGAAGCCCACGGTGCGGCCATCGTCAACACCTGCAGCACCGGCGCGATCCGGGCATTCCCCAACCACGCCGCCTACGGATCCTCGAAGTGGGCGCTGCGCGGACTGACCCAGATCGTGGCCGCCGAACTCGCGGGCATCGGTATCCGCGTCAACGCGGTGCTGCCCGGTCCGGTGCAGACTCCGATGCTCGACGAGCCCACCCAGGCGAAGCTGGCCACCTCGGCGGTCAGTGGCCGCCTCGGCAAACCCGCCGAGATCGCCGACGCGGTCGCCTTCCTGGTATCCGAGCACGCCTCGTTCATCACCGGTTCCGAACTCGTGGTCGACGGCGGTCAAACGCTGCAGATGGGATGA
- a CDS encoding HpcH/HpaI aldolase family protein has protein sequence MTASRLQSALAGGARAWGGWVVGPTLLGPEEFAAAGYDYVGLDTQHGYLSDADAALLLRRLEHVPIATAVRLPSAAPAPIGRVLDAGADAVIIAMVETPEQAAQAVAATRYAPAGVRSFGPLRAGLGVDTAALEARAGVYAMIETAAGCANLADICAVPGLSGIYVGPADLAISLGHPVPGLWETAEVTDTVQEIQRTAAAAGLVTGIHAGAGRIGNLVAGWGFQLISLASESQALRRGAAEHLREATGERPTAVEDTSKGYS, from the coding sequence GTGACGGCGAGCAGACTGCAGTCGGCCCTGGCCGGCGGTGCCCGCGCCTGGGGCGGGTGGGTGGTGGGACCGACGCTGCTCGGCCCCGAGGAGTTCGCCGCGGCCGGCTACGACTACGTCGGACTCGATACCCAACACGGCTACCTGAGCGACGCCGACGCGGCGCTGCTGCTGCGCCGCCTCGAACACGTCCCGATCGCGACCGCGGTGCGGTTGCCCTCGGCCGCACCGGCTCCCATCGGCCGGGTGCTCGACGCCGGCGCGGATGCGGTGATCATCGCAATGGTGGAGACCCCGGAGCAGGCCGCCCAGGCGGTGGCGGCCACCAGGTATGCCCCCGCCGGGGTGCGCAGCTTCGGACCGCTGCGGGCCGGCCTCGGCGTCGACACCGCGGCGCTGGAGGCACGCGCCGGCGTGTACGCGATGATCGAGACCGCGGCCGGGTGCGCGAACCTTGCCGACATCTGCGCCGTGCCAGGGCTTTCTGGCATCTATGTGGGACCGGCCGACCTCGCGATCTCGCTCGGCCACCCGGTGCCGGGGCTGTGGGAGACCGCCGAAGTCACCGACACCGTCCAAGAGATTCAGCGCACCGCCGCCGCGGCGGGGCTGGTCACCGGTATTCACGCGGGTGCTGGCCGGATCGGAAACCTGGTGGCAGGGTGGGGATTTCAGCTGATCTCGCTGGCCTCGGAGTCCCAGGCGCTGCGCCGCGGCGCGGCCGAACATCTGCGCGAGGCCACCGGTGAACGGCCGACCGCGGTCGAGGACACGTCGAAGGGATACAGCTGA
- a CDS encoding zinc-binding dehydrogenase produces the protein MWSYRLTAPYTFERRELPAPEPESLADQQVLLRFEAAGICGSDLPGYRGTQGKLPGDTGACAAEMNGFPVHEIAGEVLASRHPHHRPGDRVVGWASGFDGLMGYVVADGNGLASYDPALTPAQAVGLQPLACVLYAFEQLPEIAGRRVAVIGQGSIGLLFSYVAKALGAAQVTGVDPVDRAPLAAAFGVDEMVRATSDRWVVHLSATDRPAIVIEAVGHQVATLSHAIEAAAFGGTVFYFGVPDDDSYPISMRTMLRNNLTLRSGVTLDRARMLCAADDFARDHPELLPNYITHTFSVDQVPAAFELACRPEPGRVKIAIADEGSPA, from the coding sequence ATGTGGTCCTATCGGCTGACCGCCCCGTACACTTTCGAGCGCCGGGAGCTGCCCGCCCCCGAACCGGAATCCCTTGCCGACCAACAGGTCCTGCTGAGGTTCGAGGCGGCCGGTATCTGCGGCAGCGACCTGCCCGGGTACCGGGGCACCCAGGGCAAGCTGCCCGGTGACACCGGGGCGTGCGCGGCGGAGATGAACGGCTTCCCGGTGCATGAGATCGCCGGCGAGGTGCTGGCCAGCCGGCATCCCCACCACCGGCCGGGGGACCGGGTGGTGGGGTGGGCCTCGGGATTCGACGGCCTGATGGGTTACGTTGTGGCCGACGGAAACGGGCTGGCGTCCTATGACCCGGCCCTGACCCCCGCCCAGGCGGTGGGACTGCAGCCGTTGGCATGTGTGCTGTACGCGTTCGAACAGCTCCCCGAGATCGCGGGCCGCCGGGTGGCAGTCATCGGCCAGGGCTCGATCGGCCTGCTGTTCTCCTATGTCGCAAAGGCATTGGGCGCCGCCCAGGTGACCGGGGTTGACCCGGTGGACCGCGCCCCCCTGGCCGCGGCGTTCGGCGTCGACGAGATGGTGCGCGCCACCAGCGACCGCTGGGTGGTCCACCTGTCCGCGACCGATCGTCCGGCCATCGTGATCGAGGCGGTGGGGCACCAGGTCGCGACGCTGAGCCATGCGATCGAGGCGGCGGCCTTCGGCGGTACCGTCTTCTACTTCGGCGTGCCCGACGACGACAGCTACCCGATCTCGATGCGGACCATGCTGCGCAACAACCTGACGCTGCGCTCGGGGGTGACGCTGGACCGCGCCCGGATGCTGTGCGCCGCCGACGATTTCGCTCGGGACCACCCCGAGCTGTTGCCGAACTACATCACTCACACCTTCTCGGTGGACCAGGTGCCGGCCGCCTTCGAGTTGGCGTGTCGACCCGAGCCCGGCCGGGTCAAGATCGCGATCGCGGACGAGGGGAGTCCGGCGTGA
- a CDS encoding cytochrome P450, protein MNHSVAQDFSYDPFDPDVMANPLPYYRVLRDEHPVYYIPKWDTYALSRFDDIWQVLGLTDGTFVASEGTLPAATVLAKHNDGPVPDPPVHPMPFHANFDSPIYENVRRCTSAQFRPRSAAKLADRIRTLANERLDELLPRGSFDLTQDYGGIVAAAMVCEFVGLPVDLAGEVLATVNAGSLAQPGQGVEVGNSRPGYLSYLTPIIERRRAAGADGSVPIADSLINFSLPDGSSFNDVEAATQMLGVFIGGTETVPKITATGLWQLSKHPEQLAAVRADLATNVPLAREEIIRHSAPAQWFARTARRPYPIHDTTIQPGQRVIALLASAARDEREYPDPDAFSWDRPIERLLAFGRGQHFCLGVHVARLEITIMIQEFLKRVPEFSIDAEAASRPPSSFQWGWNNIPVQV, encoded by the coding sequence ATGAATCACAGTGTCGCCCAGGACTTCAGCTACGATCCGTTCGATCCGGACGTGATGGCGAATCCGCTGCCCTATTACCGGGTGCTGCGCGATGAGCATCCGGTGTACTACATCCCGAAGTGGGACACCTACGCGTTGTCGCGGTTCGACGACATCTGGCAGGTGCTCGGGCTCACCGACGGAACGTTCGTGGCCTCCGAGGGCACGCTGCCGGCGGCCACGGTGCTGGCGAAGCACAACGACGGACCGGTGCCCGATCCGCCGGTGCATCCGATGCCGTTCCACGCCAACTTCGACTCCCCGATCTACGAGAACGTGCGGCGCTGCACGTCGGCGCAGTTTCGGCCCCGGTCCGCGGCCAAGCTCGCGGATCGCATCCGCACGCTGGCCAACGAGCGGCTCGACGAGTTGCTGCCCCGCGGCAGCTTCGACCTCACGCAGGACTACGGCGGCATCGTCGCGGCGGCCATGGTGTGCGAATTCGTAGGTCTGCCAGTCGATCTCGCTGGCGAGGTGCTGGCCACGGTGAACGCCGGCAGCCTGGCCCAGCCCGGCCAGGGTGTCGAGGTGGGCAACTCGCGGCCGGGCTACCTGTCGTATCTGACCCCGATCATCGAACGTCGTCGCGCCGCAGGGGCCGACGGCAGCGTCCCGATCGCGGACAGTCTGATCAACTTCTCGTTGCCGGACGGATCGTCGTTCAACGACGTCGAGGCCGCGACCCAGATGCTCGGGGTGTTCATCGGCGGGACCGAAACCGTCCCGAAGATCACCGCCACGGGGCTGTGGCAGCTCAGCAAGCATCCCGAACAACTCGCCGCGGTGCGCGCCGATCTGGCGACCAATGTCCCGCTCGCCCGTGAGGAGATCATCCGCCACAGCGCACCGGCGCAGTGGTTCGCGCGAACCGCGCGCCGGCCGTACCCGATTCACGACACCACGATTCAGCCCGGCCAGCGCGTCATCGCCCTGCTGGCGTCGGCGGCCCGTGACGAGCGCGAGTACCCCGATCCGGACGCGTTCAGCTGGGACCGGCCCATCGAACGTCTGCTGGCCTTCGGTCGCGGACAGCACTTCTGCCTCGGGGTGCACGTCGCCCGACTCGAGATCACCATCATGATCCAGGAGTTCCTCAAGCGGGTGCCGGAATTCTCGATCGATGCCGAGGCGGCGTCGCGGCCGCCGTCGAGCTTCCAATGGGGCTGGAACAACATCCCGGTGCAGGTGTAG
- a CDS encoding NIPSNAP family protein — MKKYYGHTLLYLHETIDLGSGRSDEFTATFTELYQPMMHELGARLFAIWETTPYNGHWPQVTIIWEIDAFADYARIGRAQARGGSHADTAAAWSRYLAGTGARGEGRIMYAGKYNKTLAQLRESDFRAGLVIQEIMQTKPGRQDDYIRELERLYVPWSESTGKRWLGSYITTFRFNEVIHYWALDGDWDCFENHYPSWKGEPPAEIVTWMSVAPALRDGWEDSILAALPPSPLK, encoded by the coding sequence ATGAAGAAGTACTACGGCCATACGCTGCTTTACCTCCACGAGACCATTGACCTGGGGTCCGGGCGCAGCGACGAGTTCACCGCGACATTCACCGAGTTGTACCAACCGATGATGCACGAACTCGGCGCCCGACTGTTCGCGATCTGGGAAACCACGCCCTACAACGGCCACTGGCCGCAGGTCACGATCATCTGGGAGATCGACGCGTTCGCCGACTACGCCCGGATCGGGCGCGCGCAAGCCCGCGGCGGCAGCCACGCCGACACGGCCGCGGCGTGGTCGCGGTACCTGGCCGGCACCGGAGCCCGCGGCGAGGGCCGGATCATGTACGCCGGCAAGTACAACAAGACGTTGGCGCAGTTGCGGGAGTCGGACTTCCGGGCGGGCTTGGTGATTCAGGAGATCATGCAGACCAAGCCCGGTCGCCAGGACGACTACATCCGTGAACTGGAACGCCTCTACGTGCCGTGGTCGGAGAGCACCGGCAAGCGCTGGCTGGGCTCCTACATCACGACGTTCCGGTTCAACGAGGTCATCCACTACTGGGCGCTCGACGGTGACTGGGATTGCTTCGAGAACCACTACCCGTCGTGGAAGGGCGAGCCGCCTGCCGAGATCGTCACCTGGATGAGTGTGGCGCCCGCCCTGCGCGACGGCTGGGAGGACTCCATTCTGGCCGCGCTGCCCCCGTCGCCGTTGAAATGA
- a CDS encoding SMP-30/gluconolactonase/LRE family protein, which translates to MTVTPLANGFCFGEGPRWFEGLLWFSDMLGEAVHTVTLGGAMTTLPVEGHAPSGLGFCPDGCLLVVSGEKRQVLHYDGEDVTGFADLSELAPANLGDMVIDPLGRAYVGSQARSGGVIIRVDRDGSARVVAEDLDFPNGMVITADGSTLIVAESVGRRLSAFSIDAAGALHDRRVFADGLGAPPDGIALDAEGGVWTAMTLGCRFDRIEAGGAVTDSIDMGERTAIACTLGGPERRTLFLLSSTDAYPERLIGTKNSRLDAVTVDVPGAGWP; encoded by the coding sequence CTGACAGTGACTCCATTGGCCAACGGTTTCTGCTTCGGCGAGGGCCCACGCTGGTTCGAAGGACTGCTCTGGTTCTCCGACATGCTCGGCGAGGCCGTGCACACCGTGACACTGGGCGGGGCCATGACCACCCTGCCCGTCGAGGGGCACGCGCCATCGGGGCTGGGGTTCTGCCCGGACGGCTGCCTGCTGGTGGTCTCCGGCGAGAAGCGGCAGGTCCTGCACTATGACGGCGAGGACGTCACCGGGTTCGCCGACCTGTCGGAGCTGGCACCGGCGAACCTGGGTGACATGGTGATCGACCCGCTCGGGCGCGCCTATGTCGGCTCCCAGGCCCGCTCCGGCGGGGTGATCATCCGCGTCGATCGCGACGGCAGCGCCCGGGTGGTCGCCGAGGATCTCGACTTCCCCAACGGCATGGTGATCACCGCCGACGGGTCGACGCTGATCGTCGCCGAATCGGTGGGGCGTCGGCTCAGCGCCTTCAGCATCGACGCGGCCGGGGCCCTGCACGACCGCCGGGTCTTCGCCGACGGTCTGGGTGCCCCACCGGACGGCATCGCGCTGGACGCCGAGGGCGGCGTCTGGACCGCGATGACCCTGGGCTGCCGATTCGACCGCATCGAGGCCGGCGGCGCCGTCACCGACAGCATCGACATGGGCGAGCGCACCGCGATCGCATGCACGCTCGGCGGGCCGGAGCGCCGCACGCTGTTCCTGTTGTCGAGCACCGACGCCTATCCGGAGCGCCTGATCGGCACCAAGAACTCGCGCCTCGACGCCGTCACCGTCGACGTCCCCGGGGCGGGATGGCCCTGA
- a CDS encoding thioesterase family protein, giving the protein MSDCYYELLDSDPDGERFAPTDLVRSTWSASIQHGAPVSALLTRALERCAQREDTRLSRVVVDLLGAVPAEGDCWVRSRVERSGKQIELVSAEMLGPGPDGTPRPVAIATGWRIQKLDTEALLHAPAEPMPPLSAAKARDMRKDWDRNYVHSLDWRWLTKPLNEGPGESWIRPLVDLVKGETMTPLQRLFTVADDANGLGNKLDIRKWTFMNTDLAVHIHRVPQGEWTGIRAETSYGPDGIGATLGTLFDEQGPVGAIAQSVLVRPRPR; this is encoded by the coding sequence ATGTCGGACTGCTACTACGAACTTCTCGACAGCGACCCCGACGGCGAGCGATTCGCCCCCACCGATCTGGTGCGCAGCACCTGGTCGGCGAGCATCCAGCACGGCGCGCCGGTCTCCGCGCTGCTGACCCGCGCGCTGGAGCGCTGCGCGCAGCGCGAGGACACCCGCCTGAGCCGGGTGGTGGTGGATCTGCTGGGCGCCGTTCCCGCCGAGGGCGACTGCTGGGTGCGGTCGCGGGTTGAGCGCAGCGGCAAGCAGATCGAGTTGGTCAGCGCCGAGATGCTCGGGCCCGGACCCGACGGCACCCCGCGTCCGGTGGCGATCGCGACCGGTTGGCGCATCCAGAAACTCGACACCGAAGCGCTGCTACACGCGCCCGCCGAGCCCATGCCGCCGCTGTCGGCGGCCAAGGCCCGCGACATGCGCAAGGACTGGGACCGCAACTACGTGCACAGCCTGGACTGGCGCTGGCTCACCAAGCCGTTGAATGAGGGACCCGGCGAATCCTGGATCAGGCCGCTGGTGGACCTGGTCAAGGGCGAGACCATGACGCCGCTCCAGCGGCTGTTCACGGTCGCCGACGACGCCAACGGCCTCGGCAACAAGCTGGACATCCGCAAGTGGACGTTCATGAACACCGACCTCGCGGTCCACATCCATCGGGTGCCGCAGGGGGAATGGACCGGCATCCGCGCCGAAACCAGCTATGGCCCCGACGGCATCGGCGCCACGCTGGGCACGCTGTTCGACGAGCAGGGCCCAGTGGGCGCCATCGCGCAGTCCGTCCTGGTCCGCCCCCGCCCCCGCTAA
- a CDS encoding cytochrome P450: protein MTVASAAQAREYSPHDITSHDFWSRPFAVRDQTFAQLRQGEGLSWHPPLPTLFELEEPGFWALTRRADIVFASSHPELFTSARGVALDPMPAEMQQVAAFFLVMDPPQHTVYRKLISSAFTPRNVRRIEEQIQANAVKIVDDLIGVGDVDFVAACSARLPMLTISDMLGVPKADQPALAAAAEKLFSMSDDEYSTLEERAMDTINEIMLISNTGIELAKFRRANPGDDLMTSIVNAEVDGHRLTDEEIGAFLILLASAGNDTTKQTTTHAMMALAANPEQRDWLMADFEGRIGPAVEEFVRWSTPVMQFARFATEDVEVGGQTIAAGDKVGLFYCSANRDEAVFDNPGAFELTRSYNPHLGFGGGGPHFCLGSQLAKAELRNLFRELLTRLKKVEFGEPDLLYSTFVHGVKRVPAHIQ from the coding sequence GTGACGGTCGCCAGCGCCGCACAGGCACGTGAGTACAGTCCGCACGACATCACCTCGCACGATTTCTGGAGCCGGCCGTTCGCGGTTCGCGACCAGACGTTCGCACAGCTTCGACAGGGCGAAGGGCTGAGCTGGCATCCACCGCTGCCCACCCTGTTCGAGCTGGAAGAGCCGGGGTTCTGGGCGTTGACGCGGCGCGCCGACATCGTCTTCGCCAGCAGTCATCCCGAACTGTTCACCTCGGCGCGCGGCGTCGCACTGGACCCGATGCCCGCCGAGATGCAGCAGGTTGCCGCGTTCTTCTTGGTCATGGATCCGCCCCAGCACACCGTCTATCGGAAACTGATCAGCTCGGCGTTCACCCCCCGCAACGTCCGCCGGATCGAGGAACAGATCCAGGCCAACGCGGTCAAGATCGTCGACGATCTGATCGGGGTGGGCGACGTCGATTTCGTGGCGGCGTGTTCGGCGCGGCTGCCGATGCTCACGATCTCCGACATGCTCGGGGTGCCCAAGGCCGACCAACCGGCGTTGGCCGCGGCCGCCGAAAAGTTGTTCAGCATGAGCGACGACGAGTACAGCACGCTGGAAGAGCGCGCCATGGACACCATCAACGAGATCATGCTGATCTCCAACACCGGGATCGAACTGGCGAAGTTCCGCCGCGCGAACCCCGGCGACGACCTGATGACCAGCATCGTGAATGCCGAGGTGGACGGGCATCGGCTCACCGACGAGGAGATTGGCGCCTTTCTGATCCTGTTGGCCTCGGCCGGCAACGACACCACCAAGCAGACCACGACGCACGCCATGATGGCGCTGGCGGCCAACCCGGAGCAGCGGGACTGGTTGATGGCGGACTTCGAGGGCCGGATCGGGCCTGCGGTGGAGGAATTCGTGCGGTGGTCCACCCCGGTCATGCAGTTCGCCCGGTTCGCCACCGAGGACGTCGAGGTGGGCGGTCAGACCATCGCGGCCGGCGACAAGGTCGGACTGTTCTACTGCTCGGCCAATCGCGACGAGGCCGTGTTCGACAACCCCGGCGCATTCGAACTGACCCGTTCATACAACCCTCATCTGGGTTTCGGCGGCGGCGGCCCGCACTTCTGCCTGGGCAGTCAACTGGCCAAGGCAGAGCTGCGAAACCTGTTCCGCGAGCTGCTGACTCGGCTCAAGAAGGTGGAGTTCGGCGAACCCGACCTGCTGTACAGCACCTTCGTGCACGGCGTGAAGCGGGTGCCCGCCCACATTCAGTGA
- a CDS encoding TetR/AcrR family transcriptional regulator: MEETTLPGRDDPDVEGSSSRQRILRATAEVLARNGQTKLSLSEVAAQAGVSRPTLYRWFASKDELLTAFGAYEKKGFDDGIIGATAGLRGTDRLDAALRYIVSFQQSYSGVRIIDVEPEAAISRIARVIPVMRTGLQSMLPGPNGAEKAATAVRVAVSHYIVRSDDADQFLAQLRHAVGLRP, translated from the coding sequence GTGGAGGAAACGACGTTGCCCGGCCGCGATGATCCCGACGTCGAGGGAAGTTCGTCGCGGCAGCGGATCCTGCGCGCCACCGCCGAGGTGCTGGCCCGCAACGGGCAGACCAAGCTGAGCCTGTCCGAGGTGGCGGCGCAGGCCGGCGTATCCCGACCCACGCTCTACCGGTGGTTCGCCTCCAAGGACGAACTGCTCACCGCGTTCGGCGCGTACGAGAAAAAAGGTTTCGACGACGGGATCATCGGTGCCACCGCGGGATTGCGCGGCACCGATCGCCTCGACGCGGCCTTGCGCTACATCGTCTCGTTCCAGCAGTCCTATTCCGGCGTGCGCATCATCGATGTCGAACCGGAGGCGGCGATCTCCCGGATCGCGCGCGTCATCCCGGTGATGCGCACGGGGCTGCAAAGCATGCTGCCCGGGCCCAACGGCGCCGAGAAGGCCGCGACCGCGGTGCGGGTTGCGGTGTCGCACTACATTGTTCGCAGTGATGACGCCGATCAGTTCCTGGCGCAGTTACGTCACGCCGTCGGACTCAGGCCCTGA
- a CDS encoding acyl-CoA dehydrogenase family protein has translation MDFSRVALSDDDQAFQAELRTCLTELVTDDVIRRDRETGDNFDEDVHLALGAKGLLAADFKDESDGGFSRLRRRIWDLEIGRAHTPWFHWGTTAMVAHLVAKFAAADILEEVMPGVLSGHIRLCLGYTEPEGGSDVATCKTRAVRDGDGWIINGAKMFTSNAQHAQYVFLLTNTDPAAPKHQSLTMFLVPLDTPGIEIQGLRTVDGDRTNIVYYSDVRVDDRYRIGEVNGGWSVMRVALDAEHGVMEPDSQGLQKISMMSEHALLMAEAVDRAAAIVGAGGPDGGRRIDDPAVQYRLGRSVARMEAALSTPEMFGRVANVTAMREVAPELMDILGTAALLPADTPGAIDDGAAEYVYRLAGPCGIYGGTLEVFRNMIATHILGLGKPNYSAPKPAR, from the coding sequence GTGGACTTTTCCCGCGTTGCGTTGTCGGACGACGATCAGGCGTTCCAAGCGGAACTGCGCACCTGCCTGACCGAGCTCGTCACCGACGACGTGATCCGGCGGGACCGCGAGACCGGAGACAACTTCGACGAGGATGTCCACCTGGCGTTGGGCGCCAAGGGTCTGCTGGCCGCCGACTTCAAGGACGAGAGCGACGGCGGCTTCAGCCGGCTGCGCCGCCGGATCTGGGATCTGGAGATCGGACGCGCGCACACGCCGTGGTTCCACTGGGGCACGACGGCGATGGTGGCCCACCTGGTGGCCAAGTTCGCCGCCGCGGACATCCTCGAGGAGGTCATGCCCGGAGTGCTGTCCGGTCACATCCGGCTGTGCCTGGGCTACACCGAACCCGAGGGCGGCTCCGATGTGGCGACGTGCAAGACCCGCGCGGTGCGCGACGGCGATGGTTGGATTATCAATGGCGCCAAGATGTTCACCTCCAATGCGCAGCATGCGCAGTACGTCTTCCTGCTCACCAACACCGACCCGGCGGCGCCCAAGCACCAGAGCCTGACGATGTTTCTGGTTCCGCTCGACACCCCGGGCATCGAGATCCAGGGGCTGCGGACCGTCGACGGCGACCGCACCAACATCGTCTACTACAGCGATGTGCGGGTCGACGACCGCTACCGCATCGGAGAGGTCAACGGCGGCTGGTCTGTGATGCGGGTGGCGTTGGACGCCGAACACGGTGTGATGGAACCAGACTCGCAGGGTCTGCAGAAGATCTCGATGATGTCCGAACATGCGCTGCTGATGGCGGAGGCTGTGGACCGGGCGGCGGCGATCGTGGGTGCCGGAGGTCCCGATGGCGGCCGCCGGATCGATGATCCGGCGGTGCAATACCGGCTCGGGCGCAGCGTGGCCCGGATGGAGGCGGCGTTGAGCACCCCGGAGATGTTCGGTCGGGTCGCGAACGTGACCGCCATGCGGGAGGTGGCACCGGAGTTGATGGACATCCTCGGCACCGCCGCGCTGCTGCCCGCGGACACCCCCGGCGCGATCGACGACGGCGCCGCCGAATACGTCTACCGGCTGGCTGGACCGTGCGGCATCTACGGCGGCACCCTGGAGGTGTTCCGCAACATGATCGCCACGCACATCCTGGGATTGGGCAAGCCGAACTACTCAGCGCCGAAACCGGCCCGCTGA
- a CDS encoding DUF427 domain-containing protein — protein MSLVAGRGPFGSDPAGWFSAPVPADIVFVEPHPRRVQALLAGHSVIDTEHALLVHRLGRPLSYAFPEAETTGLPSEPVPEAPGYVSVPWEAVDTWLEEDRQLVHYPPNPYHRVDCRPTRRGLRVRVGDTTLVDTTTTTIVFETSLAPRLYVDPALVRTDLLHRTATTSYCNYKGYATYWGATLPDGSAVEDIAWSYEDPLPESLPIKGFLSFDAERVEMLAELPDAGGGDCGCPT, from the coding sequence ATGAGCCTGGTGGCGGGCCGCGGACCGTTCGGCAGCGATCCGGCAGGGTGGTTCTCGGCCCCGGTACCGGCCGACATCGTCTTCGTCGAACCCCACCCGCGCCGCGTGCAGGCCCTCCTGGCCGGCCACAGCGTGATCGACACCGAGCACGCGCTGTTGGTGCATCGCCTCGGCCGCCCACTGAGCTACGCCTTTCCGGAGGCCGAAACCACCGGATTGCCAAGCGAACCCGTACCCGAGGCGCCCGGCTACGTGTCCGTGCCGTGGGAGGCGGTCGACACCTGGCTCGAAGAGGACCGCCAGCTGGTGCACTACCCGCCCAACCCGTATCACCGCGTCGATTGCCGGCCCACCCGGCGCGGGCTGCGGGTCCGCGTCGGCGACACCACGCTGGTGGACACCACGACCACCACGATCGTGTTCGAGACCTCGCTGGCGCCGCGGCTCTACGTGGACCCGGCGCTGGTGCGCACCGATCTGCTGCATCGCACCGCCACCACGAGCTACTGCAACTACAAGGGCTACGCGACGTACTGGGGCGCGACCTTGCCCGACGGCAGCGCCGTCGAGGACATCGCATGGAGCTACGAGGATCCGCTGCCCGAATCGCTGCCGATCAAGGGGTTCCTCAGCTTCGACGCCGAGCGGGTGGAGATGCTGGCCGAACTGCCCGACGCCGGCGGCGGCGATTGCGGCTGCCCGACGTAA
- a CDS encoding L,D-transpeptidase, which translates to MTIVRQALRYTLALLGIVTLTQTAWVAVGSAAVSAPISDVSVVDVQPRSGTPVGVGHPIIVTFGEAVANRARAEGSIRVVSPTAVSGAYDWVSPTTVHFVPDAPWPAHSEIKLLAGGMPTSFQTGAAVSAVADISAYTFTVSIDGEVVRQMPASMGKSKFPTPQGRFTVLGKENPVVMDSRTIGIPLDDPEGYKLTVNHAVRITWGGVYVHSAPWSVGSQGYANVSHGCINLSPDNAAWYYNNVGLGDLVTVQA; encoded by the coding sequence ATGACCATCGTGCGGCAGGCGCTCCGCTACACCTTGGCTTTGCTGGGGATCGTGACACTCACGCAGACCGCGTGGGTCGCCGTCGGCTCCGCCGCCGTGTCCGCCCCGATCTCCGATGTCAGCGTGGTCGATGTGCAACCCCGGTCGGGCACGCCGGTCGGCGTCGGCCATCCGATCATCGTGACCTTCGGCGAGGCCGTCGCCAACCGGGCGCGCGCCGAGGGTTCCATCCGGGTCGTCTCCCCCACCGCGGTCAGCGGTGCGTACGACTGGGTCAGCCCCACCACCGTGCATTTCGTGCCCGACGCCCCCTGGCCGGCGCACTCCGAGATCAAGCTGCTGGCCGGCGGGATGCCCACGAGCTTCCAGACCGGGGCGGCCGTCAGCGCGGTCGCGGACATCTCCGCCTACACCTTCACCGTCAGCATCGACGGCGAGGTGGTCCGCCAGATGCCGGCCTCGATGGGCAAGTCCAAGTTCCCGACACCCCAGGGCCGGTTCACGGTGCTGGGCAAGGAGAACCCCGTCGTGATGGATTCCCGCACCATCGGCATCCCGTTGGACGACCCGGAGGGTTACAAGCTCACCGTCAACCACGCGGTCCGGATCACCTGGGGCGGGGTCTACGTCCACTCCGCACCGTGGTCGGTCGGGTCGCAGGGCTACGCCAACGTCAGCCACGGCTGCATCAACCTGAGCCCCGACAACGCCGCCTGGTACTACAACAACGTGGGCCTCGGCGACCTGGTGACCGTCCAGGCCTGA